The proteins below come from a single Actinomycetota bacterium genomic window:
- a CDS encoding transglycosylase domain-containing protein produces MAVGAVLAVSGIYGLTRLVTLPLPEMTKPAQSSKMLAADGQVIATLHGEENRTLVPLHDISKPLQLAVVSTEDREYFEHNGMSVKAIVRAARANLEGGEIQQGGSTITQQLVRNTMPEIGKDRTYMRKLKEVFWAMQLEREMNKTEILERYLNTVYFGRGAYGAEAAARTYFKVGANELTTGQAAYLAGAIRSPERYQIGSNLEASVDLRNRVLDGMKTGGYIKAEEAEAAKAEDLLAQYKPGMTIEVDSPRAGYFVEYVRRILKRDFGLNDEEILAGGLQIHTTLDLKAQDAAEHAVRTTLDRPDDPEVALVAMDPEGRIRAMVGGREVDNIDRSRGFNFAADVNATGGGRQAGSAFKPFALAAFLDEGKSLSSTFSGAGPVQLDSPQCKNADGKPWEVGNFGNASYGAMDITQATLASVNTIYAQMMDVVVTPNKFIEIAGRTGIDIPAFDAGCALALGTTDVTPMEMARAYTTFAQRGERPDTLVVTKIARPNGEVLVERHPKRERALDANVADSVNYVLERNVQSGTGTGAKIGRPAAGKTGTTQNFQNAWFAGYTPELTAIVWMGFPPNPDGYIPEMQNVRGKQVTGGSFPATIWKKFMSQALQGTKGTDFHRPRFGGQIVTPRLHVPSATLASADDPVVVDDDDSESAPDGIPGAGNSAADVLANRQSGGSPPSSGGGDPAPKKADAAEKISSPCFPFCD; encoded by the coding sequence ATGGCCGTTGGTGCAGTGCTCGCAGTTTCGGGGATTTACGGCCTCACTCGGCTGGTAACGCTGCCCCTCCCGGAGATGACGAAGCCGGCGCAGTCGTCGAAGATGCTGGCGGCCGACGGCCAGGTTATCGCTACGCTGCACGGCGAGGAGAACCGGACTCTCGTCCCGCTGCACGACATATCGAAGCCCCTGCAGCTGGCCGTGGTCTCCACCGAAGACCGGGAGTACTTCGAACACAACGGCATGAGCGTCAAGGCCATCGTACGTGCCGCCCGCGCGAACCTCGAGGGCGGCGAGATCCAGCAGGGCGGCTCCACCATCACCCAGCAGCTGGTCCGCAACACCATGCCGGAGATCGGCAAGGACCGCACCTACATGCGCAAGCTCAAAGAGGTCTTCTGGGCGATGCAGCTGGAACGCGAGATGAACAAGACGGAGATCCTGGAGCGCTACCTCAACACCGTCTACTTCGGCCGGGGAGCCTACGGCGCCGAGGCCGCGGCCCGCACCTACTTCAAGGTCGGCGCCAACGAGCTGACCACCGGGCAGGCCGCCTACCTGGCCGGCGCAATCCGGTCTCCGGAGCGGTACCAGATTGGAAGCAACCTGGAGGCTTCGGTTGACCTCCGCAACCGGGTGCTCGACGGCATGAAGACCGGCGGCTATATCAAGGCGGAGGAGGCCGAGGCGGCCAAAGCCGAGGACCTGCTCGCCCAGTACAAGCCGGGCATGACCATCGAGGTCGACTCGCCCCGTGCCGGCTACTTCGTTGAGTACGTGAGGCGCATTCTCAAGCGGGACTTCGGTTTGAACGACGAGGAGATCCTGGCCGGAGGCCTGCAGATCCACACCACTCTTGACCTGAAGGCGCAGGATGCGGCCGAACACGCCGTCCGCACCACCCTGGACCGCCCGGACGACCCCGAGGTGGCCCTGGTTGCGATGGATCCCGAAGGCCGGATCCGGGCGATGGTCGGCGGTCGTGAGGTCGACAACATCGATCGGTCCCGCGGCTTCAACTTCGCTGCCGACGTCAACGCGACCGGCGGCGGTCGGCAGGCCGGGTCGGCCTTCAAGCCGTTCGCCCTGGCGGCTTTCCTGGATGAGGGCAAATCCCTCTCCTCGACCTTCTCCGGCGCCGGTCCCGTCCAGCTGGACAGCCCGCAGTGCAAGAACGCCGACGGAAAGCCGTGGGAGGTCGGAAACTTCGGCAACGCAAGCTACGGCGCGATGGACATCACGCAGGCAACCCTCGCGTCGGTCAACACCATCTACGCCCAGATGATGGATGTCGTGGTGACCCCCAACAAGTTCATCGAGATCGCCGGCAGGACCGGAATCGACATTCCAGCGTTCGACGCCGGCTGCGCCCTGGCGCTCGGCACCACCGACGTCACCCCGATGGAGATGGCCCGGGCGTACACCACCTTCGCCCAGCGCGGGGAGCGGCCGGACACCCTGGTGGTCACAAAGATCGCCCGCCCCAACGGCGAGGTGCTCGTCGAGCGTCACCCGAAGAGGGAGAGGGCCCTCGACGCCAACGTCGCCGACTCGGTCAACTACGTTCTGGAGCGCAACGTTCAGTCCGGAACCGGAACCGGCGCCAAGATCGGGCGGCCGGCCGCCGGCAAGACCGGCACCACCCAGAACTTCCAGAACGCCTGGTTCGCCGGCTACACGCCCGAGCTGACCGCCATCGTGTGGATGGGCTTCCCACCCAACCCGGACGGCTACATCCCGGAGATGCAGAACGTTCGCGGCAAGCAGGTCACCGGCGGCTCGTTCCCGGCGACCATCTGGAAGAAGTTCATGTCGCAGGCCCTTCAGGGCACCAAGGGCACCGACTTTCACCGCCCCAGGTTCGGCGGCCAGATAGTCACTCCCAGGTTGCACGTGCCGTCGGCAACCCTGGCCAGCGCCGACGACCCCGTGGTGGTCGACGACGACGACTCCGAGTCGGCACCGGACGGCATTCCCGGCGCCGGCAACAGCGCCGCCGACGTGCTGGCGAACCGCCAGTCGGGTGGGTCCCCGCCGTCGTCGGGCGGTGGTGATCCGGCTCCGAAGAAGGCGGACGCGGCCGAAAAGATATCCTCACCCTGTTTCCCGTTCTGCGATTAA
- a CDS encoding beta-phosphoglucomutase family hydrolase, translating to MGLPEGITACLFDLDGVLTSTASLHFQAWKQMFDEFLRVEAELKTKVPELFEMSDYLAYVDGKPRMDGVKSFLASRAIDLPEGEPDDAPGSLTLQSLGNRKNDLVLEIMQEQGVDAFEGSRRYLDAVEQAGLKRAVVSASTNTPSVLAAAGLAGRFDTVVDGNVAIAQGLRGKPFPDTFLHAAEMLGVEPAAAAVYEDALAGVAAGRDGGFGYVVGVNRAGQADALREAGADLVVQDLAELLELEPEVS from the coding sequence ATAGGGCTGCCCGAGGGCATCACGGCGTGTCTTTTCGACCTTGACGGGGTGCTCACCTCAACCGCGTCTCTTCACTTCCAGGCCTGGAAGCAGATGTTCGACGAGTTCCTTCGAGTCGAAGCCGAGCTCAAAACCAAGGTCCCCGAGCTGTTCGAGATGTCCGACTACCTGGCATACGTGGACGGTAAGCCGCGGATGGACGGCGTGAAGTCCTTCCTTGCCTCCCGCGCGATCGACCTGCCGGAGGGTGAGCCCGACGACGCCCCGGGCTCGTTGACCCTGCAGAGTCTGGGGAACCGCAAGAACGACCTCGTCCTGGAGATCATGCAGGAGCAGGGGGTCGATGCCTTCGAGGGCTCCCGCCGCTACCTCGATGCGGTTGAGCAGGCGGGTCTCAAGCGGGCCGTCGTGTCGGCCAGCACCAACACCCCGTCGGTTCTCGCGGCAGCAGGGTTGGCCGGTCGCTTCGACACCGTGGTGGACGGCAACGTCGCCATCGCACAGGGTCTGCGGGGCAAGCCATTCCCGGACACGTTTTTGCACGCCGCCGAGATGCTCGGCGTGGAGCCCGCAGCCGCAGCGGTTTACGAGGATGCGCTTGCCGGGGTGGCAGCAGGCCGGGACGGCGGATTCGGGTACGTTGTGGGGGTCAACCGCGCCGGCCAGGCCGACGCACTTAGGGAGGCCGGAGCGGACCTGGTCGTTCAGGATCTCGCCGAGCTGCTGGAGTTGGAGCCGGAGGTTAGTTGA